The sequence TGGCTTTAGCACCGATTTTGACGATATTAGCGATGGAATTGGTGACTTGGCTAGTCCCCAACCTAGTTCCTCCAGAACATATCACCCAATTGGGGATAGTAGGTGCGGTTTTAGTGGTAGCAGGTTCGGTGAGTATTGCTTTAGGTAAGCAAAGTTGAGTCAGAAATTCCTGAGTTATTGCGGTTGAAACCGCAGCTATACGGGTAAAGTCGGCTTATGCCTTCGCTTTATCCGATCATTTTGCCAAAAAGAAGATGAAATACTCGCAAAATAGCTCTATTAGTCCGCGCAGGCGGACTTTGCTTGTATAGCCGCGAATTCTATTCGCCACTCAACCCCGATTTGACATCACTTTTATGTATGCAGGTCTTTGAGCAATCCGCCCTATATAGTCTACTACAGCCGGATATGCGCTTAAATCCAACTTTAACATCAAAGGAATATAAGCTAGCATAGAGCCTACAGCAGCATCAGCCACAGTAAACTCTTCTCCAGTTAGAAATGGTTGGCGACTAAAAATATCGTTGAGGGGATTGAGTAATTGGGGGGTTTCTTTGTCTCTAGAAGTTTCCACAAAAATCCCAGGACCAAGAGTTGCATTAGCAAATAGCACCCATTGAATCATTTCGGCTTGCTTTTCGATGCTAGCTGGCATATTACCGTATTTTTGGGCTAAATAAAGTAAGATTGCCCCTGATTCCCAAATTTTGAAGTCACCATCGACAATAGCTGGAACTTTCCCCATCGGGTTAATAGCGAGAAAATCAGGTTGGTGATGTTTCCCAGCTTTCATATCTAGCAACACGAACTCGTAGGGTAAGCCAAGTTCTTCTAAATACCAATGAACGATTGAAGCGCGACTAAAAGCGCCACCGTAAAGCTTAATCATATAGATTC is a genomic window of Merismopedia glauca CCAP 1448/3 containing:
- a CDS encoding glutathione S-transferase family protein; this translates as MIKLYGGAFSRASIVHWYLEELGLPYEFVLLDMKAGKHHQPDFLAINPMGKVPAIVDGDFKIWESGAILLYLAQKYGNMPASIEKQAEMIQWVLFANATLGPGIFVETSRDKETPQLLNPLNDIFSRQPFLTGEEFTVADAAVGSMLAYIPLMLKLDLSAYPAVVDYIGRIAQRPAYIKVMSNRG